The proteins below come from a single Megalops cyprinoides isolate fMegCyp1 chromosome 5, fMegCyp1.pri, whole genome shotgun sequence genomic window:
- the LOC118777576 gene encoding creatine kinase S-type, mitochondrial-like: MASSFTRILSGRNTAVLLASLGAGTLATGYALSDSAVAEDRRKLYPPSADYPDLRKHNNCMASALTPAIYARLRDKATPNNWTLDQCIQTGVDNPGHPFIKTVGMVAGDEESYEVFADIFDPVIKDRHNGYDPKTMKHPTDLDSSKITSGFFDERYVLSSRVRTGRSIRGLGLPPACSRSERREVERVAVQALSGLKGDLTGRYYSLSDMTEQEQQQLIDDHFLFDKPVSPLLTCAGMARDWPDARGIWHNNEKTFLIWINEEDHTRVISMEKGGNMKRVFERFCRGLKEVEHLIQERGWEFMWNEHLGYILTCPSNLGTGLRAGVHVRLPKLSKDPRFSKILDNLRLQKRGTGGVDTAAVGDTFDISNLDRLGKSEVELVQLVIDGVNFLIDCEKKLEKGQDIKIPAPIVQFKK; encoded by the exons ATGGCAAGCTCCTTCACCCGAATACTGTCTGGCCGCAACACTGCGGTGCTGCTGGCAAGCCTGGGCGCCGGTACCCTGGCCACCGGTTATGCCTTGAGTGACAGCGCGGTTGCTGAGGACAGGAGGAAGCTCTACCCCCCAAG CGCTGACTACCCCGACCTGCGCAAGCACAACAACTGCATGGCATCTGCGCTGACCCCTGCCATCTACGCCCGGCTGAGGGACAAGGCCACCCCCAATAACTGGACCCTCGACCAGTGCATCCAGACAGGCGTGGACAACCCTGGGCACCCCTTCATCAAGACCGTGGGCATGGTCGCTGGGGACGAGGAGAGCTACGAG GTGTTTGCAGATATTTTTGACCCAGTCATCAAGGATAGACACAACGGCTATGATCCCAAAACCATGAAGCACCCGACTGACCTAGACAGCTCCAAG ATCACCTCCGGGTTTTTCGATGAGCGCTACGTCCTGTCGTCCCGTGTGCGGACGGGGCGCAGCATCAGGGGGCTGGGCCTGCCCCCTGCCTGCTCCCGCTCGGAGCGGCGGGAGGTGGAGCGTGTGGCCGTGCAGGCGCTGTCCGGCCTGAAGGGCGACCTCACCGGACGCTACTACAGCCTGAGCGACATGAcggagcaggagcagcagcagctcatcGAC gaccacttcctgtttgacaAGCCTGTGTCCCCCTTGTTGACGTGTGCAGGGATGGCCCGTGATTGGCCGGATGCCAGGGGAATCTG GCACAACAACGAAAAGACCTTCTTGATCTGGATCAATGAGGAGGACCACACCCGAGTCATCTCCATGGAGAAGGGGGGGAACATGAAGAGAGTGTTTGAGAGGTTCTGCCGAGGACTCAAAGAA GTGGAGCACCTAATCcaggagagaggctgggagTTCATGTGGAATGAGCACCTGGGCTACATCCTGACTTGCCCATCAAACTTGGGCACAGGGCTGCGTGCAGGGGTGCACGTCCGCTTGCCAAAGCTCAGCAAG GACCCACGTTTCAGCAAGATCCTGGACAACCTGCGGCTGCAGAAGAGAGGTACTGGGGGCGTGGACACCGCTGCTGTGGGCGACACTTTCGACATTTCAAACCTTGACCGTCTGGGAAAATCTGAG GTGGAGCTGGTCCAGCTGGTGATTGATGGTGTCAACTTCCTGATTGACTGTGAGAAGAAACTGGAGAAGGGCCAGGACATCAAGATCCCTGCCCCCATTGTACAGTTCAAGAAGTGA